A portion of the Magnolia sinica isolate HGM2019 chromosome 17, MsV1, whole genome shotgun sequence genome contains these proteins:
- the LOC131231373 gene encoding potassium transporter 5-like isoform X1 — MSNVVDGASEDVKEETETPSQEMKERKYSWERLRRYDSWDVETARVSGSRGHGSKNCDWTMILQLAFQSIGIVYGDIGTSPLYVYSSTFTKGINHNDDILGVLSLIFYTITLIPLIKYVFIVLHANDNGDGGTFALYSLICRYAKVSLLPSQQAEDTNVSNYQLELPSNRLRRASKLKSTLEKSSFAKYLLLFVTMLGTSMVMGDGVLTPCISVLSAVGGIKKATSAMTEGRIVGVSVGILICLFLAQRFGTDKVGYTFAPVIIVWFLMIGGIGIFNFFEYDPSVVKAINPKYIIDYFRRNKKDAWISLGGVVLAITGTEAMFADVGHFTVRSVQISMCSVTFPSLILAYAGQASYLRLHHSHVGETFYKSIPERLYWPMFGVAVLASIIASQAMISGTFSIIQQSLSLGCFPLVKIIHTSSKYEGQVYIPEINYLLMFACVAVTAGFKTTEKIANAYGIAVVFVMTLTSALLVLIMVMIWKTHIIIVILYVLIIGSIELFYLSSVLSKFDQGGYLPLVFAAFLVSVMLIWNYVYRKKYMYELDNKVSPDKIREIATDPNFRRLPGIALFYSELVQGIPPIFKHYVANVPALHSVLVFVSVKSLPISKVPPDERFLFRRVGPSELAVFRCVVRYGYKDVQNERGSLERALVDRLKEFIRDETWAQPMEVSHHDGENGGATPMVVGHHDGENGGATPMLGHDGGIDGVDEEEEKIRLVELVEREMNEGVVHLLGESEVVARRGSGIGRRVLIDYVYNGLRRNLRQRDEVFEIPHKRLLKVGMTYEL; from the exons ATGTCGAACGTCGTGGATGGAGCGTCGGAAGATGTAAAGGAAGAGACGGAAACTCCATCACAGGAAATGAAGGAGAGAAAATACTCATGGGAGAGGTTGCGTAGATATGATTCTTGGGACGTTGAAACAGCTAGAGTGTCTGGTTCTAGAGGCCATGGTtccaag AACTGTGATTGGACGATGATCCTACAACTAGCCTTTCAAAGCATTGGAATTGTGTACGGTGATATCGGCACATCTCCTTTATACGTCTACTCCAGCACCTTCACCAAGGGCATCAATCACAACGATGACATTTTGGGTGTGTTGTCCTTGATCTTCTATACCATCACCTTGATCCCCTTGATCAAGTACGTCTTCATCGTCCTCCATGCGAATGACAATGGCGACG GTGGGACATTCGCATTGTATTCACTGATCTGTCGTTACGCAAAGGTCAGTTTGCTTCCAAGCCAGCAAGCTGAAGACACAAACGTTTCCAATTACCAGCTTGAATTGCCAAGCAATCGTCTTCGCCGGGCATCGAAGCTGAAATCGACGTTGGAGAAGAGCTCATTCGCAAAATATCTTCTGTTATTCGTGACCATGCTTGGAACTTCCATGGTGATGGGCGACGGAGTCCTCACTCCATGCATCTCAG TCTTGTCTGCTGTGGGTGGGATAAAGAAAGCTACAAGCGCCATGACTGAAG gaAGGATTGTGGGGGTATCAGTTGGCATCTTGATCTGCCTATTCTTAGCTCAGAGATTTGGAACTGATAAGGTGGGCTACACTTTTGCGCCAGTCATCATCGTGTGGTTCCTAATGATCGGCGGCATCGGCATTTTCAACTTCTTCGAATACGATCCATCCGTTGTCAAGGCCATCAATCCAAAATACATCATTGACTATTTCAGGAGAAACAAGAAAGATGCATGGATTTCTCTTGGCGGCGTTGTCCTCGCCATCACTG GAACTGAGGCGATGTTTGCCGACGTTGGGCACTTCACAGTCCGTTCTGTACAGATAAGCATGTGCTCGGTAACTTTCCCGTCTCTCATTTTAGCATATGCAGGCCAAGCATCGTATCTTCGTTTGCACCACAGCCACGTTGGAGAAACATTCTACAAGTCCATACCAG AGCGTTTATATTGGCCCATGTTCGGGGTGGCTGTCTTGGCGTCGATCATCGCCAGTCAGGCCATGATATCCGGTACCTTCTCCATCATCCAACAGTCCCTATCGCTCGGCTGCTTCCCTCTAGTGAAGATCATCCACACATCCTCCAAGTATGAGGGCCAAGTCTACATACCTGAAATCAACTACCTGCTCATGTTTGCCTGTGTCGCAGTTACTGCCGGATTCAAGACCACCGAGAAGATTGCCAATGCATATG GGATTGCCGTTGTGTTCGTGATGACTCTAACATCTGCATTGCTAGTGTtgataatggtgatgatatggAAGACCCACATCATCATTGTGATCTTATACGTCTTGATCATCGGCTCCATCGAACTCTTCTACCTCAGCTCCGTCCTTTCCAAATTTGATCAAGGTGGCTACCTCCCACTAGTCTTCGCCGCATTCCTTGTATCTGTAATGTTGATTTGGAACTATGTATACCGAAAAAAGTACATGTATGAGCTCGACAACAAGGTCTCGCCAGACAAGATACGGGAGATCGCCACTGACCCCAACTTCCGCCGCTTGCCGGGGATTGCACTCTTCTACTCTGAGCTTGTCCAAGGGATCCCTCCCATCTTCAAGCACTATGTCGCCAACGTCCCCGCGTTGCACTCTGTGCTAGTGTTTGTATCAGTCAAGTCACTTCCCATTAGCAaggtcccacctgatgagcggttcCTATTCCGCCGCGTGGGCCCAAGTGAGTTGGCAGTGTTCAGGTGCGTGGTGCGGTACGGATACAAGGACGTGCAGAATGAGCGTGGGTCGTTAGAACGAGCATTGGTGGACCGCCTGAAGGAGTTCATCAGAGATGAAACATGGGCTCAGCCAATGGAAGTGTCCCACCATGATGGGGAGAATGGTGGTGCAACACCaatggtggtgggccaccatgatggggAGAATGGTGGTGCAACACCAATGTTGGGCCATGATGGTGGAATTGACGGTGTAGATgaagaggaagagaagatcaGATTGGTGGAGTTGGTGGAGAGAGAGATGAACGAAGGAGTAGTGCATTTACTAGGAGAGAGTGAGGTGGTAGCGAGAAGAGGAAGTGGTATTGGGAGGAGGGTTTTGATAGACTATGTTTACAATGGCCTGAGGAGGAATCTGAGGCAAAGGGATGAAGTTTTTGAGATTCCTCACAAGCGTTTGCTGAAGGTGGGAATGACTTATGAACTTTAG
- the LOC131231373 gene encoding potassium transporter 5-like isoform X2 has product MSNVVDGASEDVKEETETPSQEMKERKYSWERLRRYDSWDVETARVSGSRGHGSKNCDWTMILQLAFQSIGIVYGDIGTSPLYVYSSTFTKGINHNDDILGVLSLIFYTITLIPLIKYVFIVLHANDNGDGGTFALYSLICRYAKVSLLPSQQAEDTNVSNYQLELPSNRLRRASKLKSTLEKSSFAKYLLLFVTMLGTSMVMGDGVLTPCISVLSAVGGIKKATSAMTEGTEAMFADVGHFTVRSVQISMCSVTFPSLILAYAGQASYLRLHHSHVGETFYKSIPERLYWPMFGVAVLASIIASQAMISGTFSIIQQSLSLGCFPLVKIIHTSSKYEGQVYIPEINYLLMFACVAVTAGFKTTEKIANAYGIAVVFVMTLTSALLVLIMVMIWKTHIIIVILYVLIIGSIELFYLSSVLSKFDQGGYLPLVFAAFLVSVMLIWNYVYRKKYMYELDNKVSPDKIREIATDPNFRRLPGIALFYSELVQGIPPIFKHYVANVPALHSVLVFVSVKSLPISKVPPDERFLFRRVGPSELAVFRCVVRYGYKDVQNERGSLERALVDRLKEFIRDETWAQPMEVSHHDGENGGATPMVVGHHDGENGGATPMLGHDGGIDGVDEEEEKIRLVELVEREMNEGVVHLLGESEVVARRGSGIGRRVLIDYVYNGLRRNLRQRDEVFEIPHKRLLKVGMTYEL; this is encoded by the exons ATGTCGAACGTCGTGGATGGAGCGTCGGAAGATGTAAAGGAAGAGACGGAAACTCCATCACAGGAAATGAAGGAGAGAAAATACTCATGGGAGAGGTTGCGTAGATATGATTCTTGGGACGTTGAAACAGCTAGAGTGTCTGGTTCTAGAGGCCATGGTtccaag AACTGTGATTGGACGATGATCCTACAACTAGCCTTTCAAAGCATTGGAATTGTGTACGGTGATATCGGCACATCTCCTTTATACGTCTACTCCAGCACCTTCACCAAGGGCATCAATCACAACGATGACATTTTGGGTGTGTTGTCCTTGATCTTCTATACCATCACCTTGATCCCCTTGATCAAGTACGTCTTCATCGTCCTCCATGCGAATGACAATGGCGACG GTGGGACATTCGCATTGTATTCACTGATCTGTCGTTACGCAAAGGTCAGTTTGCTTCCAAGCCAGCAAGCTGAAGACACAAACGTTTCCAATTACCAGCTTGAATTGCCAAGCAATCGTCTTCGCCGGGCATCGAAGCTGAAATCGACGTTGGAGAAGAGCTCATTCGCAAAATATCTTCTGTTATTCGTGACCATGCTTGGAACTTCCATGGTGATGGGCGACGGAGTCCTCACTCCATGCATCTCAG TCTTGTCTGCTGTGGGTGGGATAAAGAAAGCTACAAGCGCCATGACTGAAG GAACTGAGGCGATGTTTGCCGACGTTGGGCACTTCACAGTCCGTTCTGTACAGATAAGCATGTGCTCGGTAACTTTCCCGTCTCTCATTTTAGCATATGCAGGCCAAGCATCGTATCTTCGTTTGCACCACAGCCACGTTGGAGAAACATTCTACAAGTCCATACCAG AGCGTTTATATTGGCCCATGTTCGGGGTGGCTGTCTTGGCGTCGATCATCGCCAGTCAGGCCATGATATCCGGTACCTTCTCCATCATCCAACAGTCCCTATCGCTCGGCTGCTTCCCTCTAGTGAAGATCATCCACACATCCTCCAAGTATGAGGGCCAAGTCTACATACCTGAAATCAACTACCTGCTCATGTTTGCCTGTGTCGCAGTTACTGCCGGATTCAAGACCACCGAGAAGATTGCCAATGCATATG GGATTGCCGTTGTGTTCGTGATGACTCTAACATCTGCATTGCTAGTGTtgataatggtgatgatatggAAGACCCACATCATCATTGTGATCTTATACGTCTTGATCATCGGCTCCATCGAACTCTTCTACCTCAGCTCCGTCCTTTCCAAATTTGATCAAGGTGGCTACCTCCCACTAGTCTTCGCCGCATTCCTTGTATCTGTAATGTTGATTTGGAACTATGTATACCGAAAAAAGTACATGTATGAGCTCGACAACAAGGTCTCGCCAGACAAGATACGGGAGATCGCCACTGACCCCAACTTCCGCCGCTTGCCGGGGATTGCACTCTTCTACTCTGAGCTTGTCCAAGGGATCCCTCCCATCTTCAAGCACTATGTCGCCAACGTCCCCGCGTTGCACTCTGTGCTAGTGTTTGTATCAGTCAAGTCACTTCCCATTAGCAaggtcccacctgatgagcggttcCTATTCCGCCGCGTGGGCCCAAGTGAGTTGGCAGTGTTCAGGTGCGTGGTGCGGTACGGATACAAGGACGTGCAGAATGAGCGTGGGTCGTTAGAACGAGCATTGGTGGACCGCCTGAAGGAGTTCATCAGAGATGAAACATGGGCTCAGCCAATGGAAGTGTCCCACCATGATGGGGAGAATGGTGGTGCAACACCaatggtggtgggccaccatgatggggAGAATGGTGGTGCAACACCAATGTTGGGCCATGATGGTGGAATTGACGGTGTAGATgaagaggaagagaagatcaGATTGGTGGAGTTGGTGGAGAGAGAGATGAACGAAGGAGTAGTGCATTTACTAGGAGAGAGTGAGGTGGTAGCGAGAAGAGGAAGTGGTATTGGGAGGAGGGTTTTGATAGACTATGTTTACAATGGCCTGAGGAGGAATCTGAGGCAAAGGGATGAAGTTTTTGAGATTCCTCACAAGCGTTTGCTGAAGGTGGGAATGACTTATGAACTTTAG